The DNA segment GAGCGCCGGCGCGCGCTCGCCCCAGAGCACGTGCAAAGGCATCGTCAAGAACGGCAGGTCGCGCGCGACGTCGCAGTCGAGCGCGCCGCCGGCGAACGCCGCCGGGACGTAGCGCGCGCCGGGCTGGTGCATTACCGCGTAGTAGTGCTCGACGATCTCGTCGGTAACGTGCGCGGGATCGCCGTAGACCTGCCGCTCGAGAAACCACCGGATCGACGGCTTCGAGCCCAGCACGTTGAAGAGCGCTTCGCCGACCAGCGGCGAGCGCAGCAGCACCGTCAGCGCCGAGCTCACGCCGCGCGGCCCTTTGTCGAGCGTTCCGGCGAGCCCGGCCGGGCAGATCACCGCGAGCCGCTCGATGCGGTCGTGCGCGCGCGCCGCGGCGCGAATCGCGAACGCCGCGCCGAGCGAGGACGCGACGAGCGCGGCCGGCTCGGCGCCGAACGCGTCGAGCGCCGCCGCGATCTGCTCGACGAACACGTCGGCGCCGTACGCGAGCTTCGGCTTGTCGGAGAGCCCGCAGCCGAGCAGGTCGAACGCGACGACGCGGCGCGTCTGCGCGAGCAGCGGGAAGAGCTTGCGAAACTCGTACGACGACGCGCCGGCCGAAACGCCGTGGACCAGCAGGACGAGCGGTCCGGTGCCGGCTTCGGTCGCGAAGATCTCGTGGCCGCGCCACGTCCACGCGCGGCGGGTTCCGCCGAGCGCGTTGGTGGGCAGCGGAGCGTTGCCGAGCGCGCGATTCGCCGCAGCGATCGCGCCGGTGACGCCCGCGCCGGCGACGAGAGGTCGAACGATTCTCTTCACGATGTCCTGCGGTCACGGAACGGCCAGCCGAAGCGGGCGGTTCCGTGCCTTCTTCACCGTACCCACAAGGACACGCCCCCGCGCTTGTCGCAAGGCGGGGCGTGGTCGCCCGCGTCCTCGGCGTGCTTGCCGTGCTCGCCGCGCTGAGTGTCCCCGTGCAAGCTTCGCCGTGCGGCGTACCGGTCGGGCGAGTCGTCACGCTCAAGTCGACCGAGCTGGACCCCGACGTCTTCGTCTGGGACGCCAAGCAGCGCGTCGTCGACTACGCGGGCGGGTTCTGGCACGACAGCCGCGACGTCATGCAGCACACCCTGCTGGCCAAGCCGGGGACCCGCGCCGTGATCGTGACGTGCAGCGCCGGGATCGTCCATCCGAAATACGCCGCCGACGCGCGCGACGCGATCGGGATCAAGCTCACCAACGGCCCGAACAAAGGCCGGTACGGCTGGGTCACCTCGGACGACATCCACCAAATCGTCGCCGGCCGCTGAGCGCCGAACGCTTTCGCCATTTGTCGACACACGTCGTGACGAACGGCTGATTCGTTCGCCATTTCCCTAATTGCAGGCGCGTGCGCGCCCTTTAGAATGAACGGGTGGAGAAGATCAGTGCCGGCGACACCGCCTGGGTCTTGGCATCGGCCGCCCTCGTCATGCTGATGACGCCGGGGCTCGGCTTTTTCTACGGCGGCCTCGTCCGCCGCAAGAACGTGCTTTCGACCGTGATGCACAGTTTCTTCATCCTGTGCCTGATCAGCGTGCAGTGGGTGCTGTGGGGATACTCGCTGGCGTTCGGACCCGATTGGAAAGGGCTCGGCATCATCGGCGACCTCTCGTGGATCGGCCTGAACGGGGTGGGGACGAAACCGAATCCGGACTACTCGGCGACGATCCCGCACCAGGCGTACATGGTGTTCCAGCTGATGTTCGCGGTGATCACTCCGGCGCTGATCAGCGGCGCGTTCGCGGAGCGCAAGCGGTTCAAGGCGTTCGTGCTGTTCAGCCTGCTGTGGGCGACGTTCGTCTACGACCCGCTCGCGCACTGGGTGTGGGGACACGGCGGCTGGCTGAACAAGCTCGGCGCGCTCGACTTCGCGGGCGGTACGGTCGTGCACATCTCCTCCGGCGTCTCGGCGCTCGTCGCCGCGTGGGTGCTCGGCAAGCGGATCACGCACAAGACGGGTGAGGAGGTCGAGCCGCACGACATCCCGATGGTCGTGCTCGGCTGCGCGCTGCTGTGGTTCGGCTGGTTCGGCTTCAACGCCGGCAGCGCGCTGGCGGCGAACGGGCTCGCGGTCAGCGCGTTCGTCAACACGAACACCGCCGCGGCGATGGCCGCGCTCACGTGGCTGACGATCTCGTGGGCGCACAAAGGCGTGCCGAGCGTCGTCGGCGCGACGGCCGGCGCCGTCGCCGGTCTGGTCGCGATCACACCTGCGGCCGGCTACGTCACGCCCGGCGCGTCGATCCTCATCGGTCTGATCGTTTCGCTGGTGTGCTACGGCGCGGTGATGCTGCGCGACAAGATGAACGTCGACGACGCGCTCGACGTGTGGGCCGTGCACGGCGTCGGCGGGACGGTGGGCGCGCTCGCGACCGGCTTGTTCGCGACGGTCGCGATCAACGCGGGCGCCGCGAACGGCTTCTTCTACGGCAACCCGGCGCAGCTCAAGGTGCAGGCGATCGCGGTGAGCGCGGCCTGGATCTTCAGCGGCGCGATGACGTTCGTCATCCTCAAGGTCGTCAACGTGATCGTCCCGCTGCGCGTCACCGAGCGAGAGGAAGCGATGGGACTCGACCTCTCGCAACATTCCGAGATCGCCTACAGCCCCTCATAACGCCGCAAGGAGCTTTCGTTCGGTGGAAATCATCGTCTCGTTGATCGCCTTCTTCGCCCTGATCGTCTCGTGGTTCGTCCTGCCGGCGGCGCCGCGGCAAGCGAAAGAAGTCCACGTGCGCGCCGCTCCGGAGCCGCTGGCCACCGCAGCGTAGCGCGCCGAAGCTCGCGCGAGCTTTCAGCGCGGGACGGCGTTGCGGTGGAACGCCAGGCCGCCGGGCCGGCGCTCCACCGTCACCGCGACGCCGTACGCGCGCGCGATCGACTCGGCGGTCAGCGCGCGTTCCGGCGGGCCGTCCGCGACGACGCCTTCGCACCCCAGCACGACGACGCGGTCGGCGAACGCGGCAGCCTCTTCGAGCTGGTGCAGCACCGCGACGACGAGCGCGCCGTCCTCCGCGAGCTCGCGGACGAGTTGCAGCGTCTCGACCGAGGCTTTCAAGTCGAGGTGCGACGTCGGCTCGTCGAGCAGCACGACCGCGGCGCGCTGCGCGATCGCGAGCGCGATCCAGACCCGCTGCCGCTCCCCGGCGGAGAGCGTTCCCAGCTCCCGCGCGCGAAACGGCGTAAGCCGGGTGCGCGCCAGCGCGTCGTCCACCACGGCCGCGTCGTGTTCGGTCGCCTCCCACTCCCACCAGCGGTGGTGCGGAAAGCGCGCCGCCGCAACCGCGTCGGCGACGCTCAGCGCGGCGAGAACCGGTTCGGTCGGATCGACCAGCGCGATCCGCTTGGCGCGTTCGCGCGCGTCGAGCGCGCGCACGGCGACGCCGTCCAAACGCACGCTTCCGGCGGCCGGCGCGAGCGCGCCCGCCATCGTGCGCAGCAGCGTTGTCTTGCCGACGCCGTTGGCGCCGACCAGCGCGACGAGGCCGCCCTCGAGCGCGAGCGAGACGTCGCGCAGCAGCGTTCGGCCGCCGCGCTCGATCTCGACGCGCTCGAGGGCGAGCGTCACCGCAGCGCTAGTTGCATTGACCGGCCGGTCCGATGCAGGCGCCGTTGTCGTCGTAGCTTCCCTGCGTCAGCGCGCCCTGCACGGATCCACCCGGCGCGGACGCCGAGTTGAGCTCGACGAGCGAGCCGCCGGATTTCGCCGTATTGAAGAACAGCGTCGCGCCGCTGATCAGCTTGGCGTGCACCGTGACGCTCGGCGTGAGCTTGATGCGCGCCGCGCCGCCCGGGTTCGACAGGGTGATGTCCTCGGGCGAGCGCGGTCCGTCGAAGCGCAGGTTGTACGTCGTTCCGCCGGGGAACGTGATCGTCGTGAGCCCGTTCAGCAGCACGTTGCTGCCGAACGTGAAGCGCGGATCGGTCGAGGCGACGTTGCGCGCGCCGAGCGCCGCGGCGAACTCGTCGTAAAGCTGCGCCCACGTCTCGCCGTTTCCGGCCTCGGCGACGATCGGGTGCAGGTTCGCGACGCTCGACGAGGACGGGCTCAGGTCGGCGTACAGCCGGTGCAGCGCCGCGTCGCCGCCGAACCGGTCGTACATGTAGCGCGCCAAGAGATACGCGCCGCCGTAGCTGCCCTGCGTGTTGTGGAAGAAGCCGTAGCTCGGCGTCTGCGACGTGCTCAGCGGGTCTTGGTCGTACCCGGTGAACGAGGGGATCGAGAAGTTCCCCGGCGCGAACATGTACGCCCAGGCGTCGTAGCGCGGCTCCCACGACTGCGGCGAGTTGACGCCGCTGCCGAGCACGAGATCCTCGGCCAGCTCGGAGCAGCCTTCGTCGACCACCGGGTCGTCGAAGTAGCCGGTAACGTTGTTCTGCAGCTCCGGGATCAGCACTTTGTTCAGCGCGTGGAGATAGTGCTGGAACTCGTGCGGCACCGAGCGCGGCATGTCGAGCGTGCGCCAGAACCCCTCGTCGGCGACCGTGCTGGAGCCCGTATTATACTTGTCGGCGCCGATGACGACCATCGGAAGCTGGTTGCTGGGTGCGTGCGGGCCTTTGAACGCACAGTTGAGCTCTTGGTCGTTCAAGTCGTTGCGGAAGTCGAAGTAGCCGCCCTCGCCGTTGGCGGCGAGTGCGTTCGTCACGAGGATGCTGACGTGGGGATCGGTTCCGGAGAGATCGACGGTCGGCTGATACGACGCTTGCGGCAACGGCGCCCCGGTGGTGTCGCATTGCGTGTACTGCTGGTTCGCGTGGAAGAAGGCCGGGCCGTAGGCGGCCGTCTCGCGCGCGTAGTCGGTGTCGAACGTGCTCGCGGTCGTGTTCCAGTCGGCCGCGGTCGTGTTGAAGCTCGGGTCGGTCGTGACCGCGTTCTCCACCCAAACGTAAGCGTGGTTGGAGACCGCTTGCAGCGTCGCCGGAACGTCGAGATAGCACTGACCGCCTTGGCTTTGATCGGGTGGATTGCACGTTCCGCCGACGCCCGTGATCGCGTTTTGCAGAACGTGGAACGTTCTGGTGGCGCCAACGGAGAAGCTCTGCGCCCGCCGCAGGCTCTCGGCCCGCCGGCTCAGCGGCACCCGCGAGCGGGACTGGGTTTGCTTCGCGTAGATGCGCGTCAGGGCACTGGTCCGCGGATCGAGCTGCGGACGGTACGGAAGGACCGCCACCCGCTCCATCGACATCGGCGCTCGCTGGTTCGCCGCAATGCGCACGGTTGCGGTGACGCGTGTGCGCGCGCCCGGCACTTGTCCGCCGGCGCTCTCGCTCGCGGTCACGTCGTATTCCGTCAAGCTGGTGCCGGCCGCGGCTTCGGCCGGCGTGTCGGTGCTCTGCACGACGAAGGTGCCGTCTGCCGACGCGTTCAGCATCGAGGATGCGAATTGGTTCGACGCGTTCGCCGCGAGCTGCGTCACGCCGCCGCTCGGCGCAACGTATCCGGCCGCGGGCGGCGTCGCCGTCGCAACCGGCGTCGGCGTCGGCGTCGGCAAACCGCCGCCTCCTCCGCCGCCCGGAATCGAGCCACCGCCGCCGCCGCCGCCACCGCATGCCGCTAGTGCGGCGAAAAAAACGACCGCGAGAGCCGGTCGCACCCGTGCGTTCATATGCATGGCGCCCTCCGTACGCCGCCCGCTCGGCTCGCACCCGTCGGCTCAAGCGTACGCATGTGCGGCACCGCGCAAATACAACACCAAGAACGTCGGTACGCCGACGAACGCGAGCAGCACGCCGAGCGGGATCTCAGCCGGTGCCGCAAGCGTGCGCGCGAACGCGTCGGCGAGCACGACGAGCGCTGCGCCGACCAGCACGCTCGCCGGAACGAGCGCGCGCAGATCGGGGCCGACGACGCGCCGCGCGAGATGCGGGACGACCAGCCCGACGAAACCGAGCAGCCCCGCGAGCGCGACCGCGGCCGCGGTCAGCAGCGTCGAGGCGACGAGCAGCGCCCACTGCAAGCGGGTGACGTCGACGCCGAGCGCGGCGGCGCGTCCTTCGCCGAGCCGCAGCACGTTGAGCGCCGGAATCGCCGCGGCGCCGATCAGCGCGCCGAGAATTACTTCAGGCGTGGCGGCGCCGAGATCGGACCAGCCGCGCCCGGCGAGCGAGCCGGCGAGCCAGGCGAGGATCGCTTCGCTCGCGGTGCCGCGCGCGAGCCGCTCGAGCGCGAGCGCGACGACCGCCGACAACAGCGCGGAAAGCGAGATGCCCGCCAGCACCAGCCGTTCCGCGTCGAGCCGCGGACCGCGCCGCGCGAGAACCGCGACCAGCACCGCCGTCGCCAACCCGGAGACGAATCCCAGCGGCGGAATCAGCACCGGTGCGACGCCGAGCGTCGCGGCGATCGCGATCGAAGCGCCGGCCCCGCTCGCGACGCCGGTCAGATACGGATCGACGATCGGGTTGCGCAACAGCGCCTGCAACAGCGTGCCGGCGAACGCGAGCGCGCCGCCGACGACCGCGGCGAGAACGACGCGCGGCACGCGCAGTTGCCACACGATCGTCGCCGCGTCGCCGCCCGACGAGGGATGGAGCAGCGCGTTGAGGAGCGCGTCGGGCGCGAGCGCGGCGCCGCCGAACGCGACGCCCGCCAGCATCGCGAGCGGGACCAGCGCGGCGAGCGCCGCCAGCCTCACCGCGTCGAGAGCTCCACCGCGAAGGTGCGTCCCGGCATCGGAAACCCGCCGACGTCTTCGTAGCGCTCGCCACCCAGATCGTAGACGCGCAGCGAGAGCAGCGCGCGCGGCGCGAGGCGCAAACGCGCGTACGCGTCGACGCGCGTGAACGGCGGCGCCGCGCCGAACGGATCCGCGTTGCGCCCGACCGAGTGCGCGACGAGCCCGGCCGCCGCGAGCAGCGCGCGCGGCGCGGCGGCGTACGCGAGCTCGACGTTCGAGACGATCACCGGCCGGCGCGGCAGCCGCTGCTCCGCGGCGGTGAAGTTCTGCGCGCGGTAGAGGTCGGTGAAGTTCACCCGCGCGGTCACGCCGTTCAGCGGCCGCGTCCGCACGTCCAAGGTGAAGCCGGCGATCGACGCGCGCTGCACGTTCTCGACGCTCGAGGACGTCGCGACGATCAGATCGTTGCCGGCGGTGACGAACCAGCCGAGGCTCGCACCGCCGAGCACGTTCGCCGCGTCGAACGCGAGGTCGAGGTTCTTCGTGCGCTCGGGATGCAAGTTCGGGTTCGAGAAACCGGGGTAGTACAGGTCGACCGCGGTCGGCGCGCGGAACGCGGTCGAAGCGTTCGCGCGCAGCGCGAGACCGTCGCCGATGCTCCACGTTCCGCCGAGCGAAGGCGCCAGCGCGCCGCCTTGCGCGCCGTCGCGCTCGGCGCGCAGACCGGCGTACGCGCGCAGCGTGCGCGTCAGCCGCAGCTGGTCCTGTGCGTAGACCGCCGTTTGCGCGAAGCCGTGCGCCGGCGGGCTGCCGTCGCCCGCGTCGATGCGGTCGGCGCCGTGCGCGAGGTCGACGCCGTAGACGAGCGCGCCGCCCTCGTTCTGCACGACGTCGCGCAGCGAGAGCTGCAGCCGCGACTCCACGTTCAGCAGCGCGAACGGCGCGCCGGTGAAGCTCTCCGCGGCGACCGGATCGCGGTAGACGAGCGACTCGCGCGTTCCGCTGAGGTCGAGCGTGAGCGCGGCGCGCCGCGTGGCGTGCGTGAACGAGGCGCGCGCGTCGGCGGTCACGTCGTCTTGGCGCGCGTTCGGGGTCACAAACGCGACCGTGCCCGGCACGCCGAGATGGCGCGCGACGATGCCGGCGTCGAGCGCGAGACCGAACGCGCCGAGATGCGTGGTGGTGCGCCCGCGCAGCGACGTCGAGGCGAGGTCGACGTCGGTGCGCACGCCGGCCGGATCGCTGCCGACGGCGGGAAACGCGAAGTCGTTGCGCGCGACGCGCCGCTCGAAGGCGATGTTCGGCGCGTCGATCACCAGCGCGTTCTCGCCGAACGTCGCCGCCGAAACGGTCGCGAGCGTCTCGCGCCGGTTTGGCGGCACGGTCACGATGTTGATGACGCCGCCGATCGCGCCGGTGCCGTACAGCGTCGCGCCGCTCCCTTCGACGATCTCGATGCGCTCGACGCCGGCGGTCGGCAGCGCGCCGAGGTCGATCGTGCCGATCTGCGCGCCGGCCAGCGGGCGCCCGTCGACGAGCACGAGCGTTTGGTTCGTGCCGGTTCCGCGCAGCGCGACGCCGGCGAACGAGCCGACCGGCCCGTTTCTGGTGACGACGACGCCGGGCACGTCTTCGAGCGCGGCGGCGACGGTGGTGAAACCGCGCCGCACGATCTCGGCTTTGGTGACGACGTACGTCGTCTTGCTGGTCGCGCCGGCCGGCTCGTCGCGGCGGTCGCTGGTCGAGACGCGGCCGATCTCGCCGAGCCCGGCGGTCGAAGATGAGGGCGAGGGGCTTGGCTCGGGCGCGGACTGCGCGAGCGCCGGCGCGCCGGCGAGTGCGATAAGGGCGGCGCAGAGTGCCGCGGAGGTGCGGAAGTGCATCGGGGTCCTTCCCTTGACGCGAGGGGTGAGGTTGATGAACGTCCGCGCGACGGTATCCTGGCTTCGCGGATCGATGCCTCGTGCTGCGGCCTTCCAGCCCTTCCGGACCGTGACGCGCAGCGGCTCCCCGCTGACAGTGGCGCGACCACGCCGGATTCTCACCGGCTTCCCGCGCACGCGAACTCGACCGGTGTTCGGGGCGCCGGTTGCGCGAATCCTGGTCCCGGTCGACGAGGTGCGAGCGTCTCGCCGCCGTATCGCCTCGCGGTGATCGTTCGCACCGCCGCACTGGCCGCGCTGATGGCGCTCGCGTCGTGCGCGCCGCCGCGATATACGACAGAAGTGAAGATGATCGCCGGGCCGCCGGTGAACCGCGTCGTCTCGCTGGTTCCGTCGATGACCGAAGATCTGTTCGCGGTCGGCGCGGGCGACAAGGTGGTCGGCGTCTCGACGTTCACCGACTATCCGCCGCAGGCGAAGCGGTTGCCGGTCGTCGCCACGTTCGCGTCGATCGCCACCGAACGCATCGTCGCGCTGCATCCAGACCTGGCGATCGGGATCGACGCGCAGGACCGGCTCGCCGGCGACCTGCGGCGCGCGCACGTTCAGGTGCTGCTCCTGCGCGACGACGGCTATGACGACATCTTCCGCAACCTGATCCAGATCGGCGCGGCGACCGGACATACCGGCGATGCGTTGGCGCTGATCAAGCACCTGCGCGCGCGGACGCAAGAGCTCGTGCGCAGCGTCAAGCCGCGAGCGCGCAAGCCTGCGGTGTTCGTCGTGCTCGGCAACGTCCCGGTCTACACGGTCGGCCACGGCTCGTACATCGAGCACCTCATCGAGCTGGCCGGCGGCCGCAACGCCGCCGGCGACGTGCGCGCGCCGTACGCGCGCTACAGCGCCGAAGCGCTCGTCGCGCGCCAGCCCGATCTCCTGATCGTCGATCCGGACATCCATCTGAACGAAGCGCTGAGCCGACCGCCGTGGAACGCGCTGCGCGCGGTGAAGCAGCACCGCGTCTACACCCTTCCCAACGCCGCGATCCTGGAACGCCCCGGCCCGCGCTACAACCAGGGCCTGGCGTGGCTGATCGCAACGATCGAGCGCGCCGCGTTGTCTAACCACCGTTGAACGTGCAAGAACACCGGCGTCTCTATCCGACCGGACCCGCGGCCCAGCGTGCGCTCGTCGTTGCGGTCGACCTGCAGGATCCGCAGCGGCCGCTCGCGCCCGAGCTGGCCGAGTTCGTCGCGCTCGCGAAGGCGGCCGGCGCGGCGGTCGTCGGCGAGGTCGTTCAGAAGCTCTCGCACGTCGATCCGGCGACGCTGGTCGGGAGCGGGAAGGCGCGCGAGATCGCCGAGCGAGCCGAAGAGCTGAACGCCGACGTGCTCTTCGTCTTCAACGACTTGCGGCCGCGCCAGCGCAACAACTTGGAGAAAGTCATCCCGCTGCCGATCGTCGACCGCACGATGCTGATCCTCGACATCTTCGCGCAGCACGCGCACTCGCGCGAGGGACAGCTGCAAGTCGAGCTGGCGCAGCTGCGCTACCGGCAGTCGAACCTCATCGGTGTCGGAGCCGCGCTTTCGCGGCTGGGCGGCGGCGTCGGAACGCGCGGCCCCGGCGAGACGAAGCTCGAAACCGACCGCCGCCGCATCGCGCAGCGCGTCACGCATCTGCAGCGGCAGCTCGAGGACGTTCGCAAGCAGCGCGGGACGCGCCGCGCCGGTCGCGGGCGCGATCCGTTCGTCGCGCTGGTCGGCTACACCAACGTCGGCAAGTCGTCGCTGCTCAACCGGCTCGCCGGGACGGGCCAAGGCGAAGGCGCCTTCGTCGCCGACCAGCCGTTCGCGACGCTCGACCCGACGCTGCGCCGGGCCTACGTCGCGCCCGGCACGAACGTGCGCCTCGCCGACACCGTCGGCTTCATCACCGCGCTGCCGCAAGAGCTGGTCAACGCGTTCCGCGCGACGCTCGAAGAGCTCGACGCGGCCGACGTGCTGCTGCACGTCCACGACGCCGCGAATCCCGACTGGCCGCGCCAGAAAGCCTCCGTCGAAGCGATCCTGCGCGAGCTGAAGCTGGAGGAAAAGCCGGTCATCGAGGTCTTCAACAAGATCGATCGGATCGACGCCGCCGGGCGCGCGGCGCTGCCGCCGAACGCGATCGAAGTCAGCGCCTCGACCGGCGAAGGGATCGACAAGCTGCGCGCCGCGGTCGCGCAACGCGTCGAGCCGAGCCGGTGATCGGGCGCGCGGTGCGCAACGCCGTGCTCGCGTGCGCGGCCGCCGCGGCATTGGCCGGCTGCGCGCCGCGCGAGCAAGCGAAGAGCACCGAGCGCGACCGCTACGTCAGCGCGTACGAGCAGCTTCACCCCTCCGTGGTGTTGTTCACGATGAAGATTCCCGCCGACGATCCGAAGCGCAAGGGCGAGTGGGACGACGCGTACGGGAGCGGAGTGGTCGTCGAGAGCGGTTCGTGGGGCTCACGCATCCTTACCGACGCGCACGTGATCGCCGACGCGAAAGACTTGGTGGCGACGGTCGACGACGGACCGCACGCGCCCGCGCGCGTCGTCGCGACGACCGGCGAGAGCGACGACCTCGCGCTCGTCGATGCGCCGCTCAAAAACATGAAGCCCGCGAAGCTCGGCACCATCGCGAACTTGGAACCGGGAACAGCGATCGGCGTCCTCGGCTACCCGATCCCCGACGCCTTCGACGACGAGCACCTCGGCCGCACGGTCTCGCTCTACACCGGCCGCGTCGCGAGCGTGCGCAAAGGCGCGCTCGAGCTCGACGTCGCGATCATCCCCGGCGAGAGCGGCGGCCCCGTCTTCGACGTCTCGACCGGCGAGGTCATCGGCATCGCCGAGTCGCGCTTCGAGGAAGAGCGCGCGATCGGTTTCGCCACCCCGATCGACGCCGCAACCCGCTTCCTCGCCGCCCACCGCCGAACCACCGCCGCTTCAAGACGCTAAGTCGGAGGTTTGGGGCGCTACAGTCCGGTGGTCGACTGGAGGCCGATCAGGCCGAGCTCGCTGGTTTGGTCCTTGCGGACGACGACTTGCGCCGTGTAGGTGTTGTAGCCCGGCGAGCTGATCGTAATCGTCTGCGTCCCGGTCGGGACGCTGTTCACGGTGAACGCGCCCTTGTCGGCCGGCGAGATGCGCATGACCTGGGTGCCGATCTGGATCGTCGCGTTCGGGATCGGCTGGTCCTGATGGTTGGCGTCGACCAGCCGCCCGGTCACCGAGCCGCGCTCGGTCACGCCCTCGGGGTTGGGGTTCTCGCAGCCCTTGGCGCCCAGCAAGGTCACCGCGGCAAGCGCGACCAGACCGAGGACGGAGGCGCGCCGGGTCAAGTTCGTGTATATCTTCAGGTCGTGTCTCCCTATGGTCCGGTCGCTATCTATCTCGCCGTCGCGTTCGCGGCTTCCCTCGGGTTTTGCATCCTCCCGGGTCTTCTCGCCAAGAAGAAGCCGAACCCCGTGAAATCGGAAGCGTACGAGTGCGGCGTCGAGCCGACCTCCGACGTCTCCGGGCGCTTCCCGGTGAAGTTCTACCTGATCGCGATGCTGTTCGTGATCTTCGACGTGGAGGCGGCCTCGTTCTATCCCTGGGCCGTGCAGATGCACGCGCTGCGGCTCTTCGGCCTGGCCGAGATGCTGATCTTCGTGATCGTGCTCGCCGTCGGCTACGCATACGTGTGGAAGCGAGGCGGTTTCGCGTGGCGCTGAACGGCGGCGGCGACTTTCTGCTCACGACGGTCGACTCGGTCGCGCGCTGGGCGCAAGCCTCCAGCGTCTGGCCGCTGACGATGGGGCTGGCCTGCTGCGCGATCGAGATGATGACCGCCACCGCGCCCGAATACGACATCGCGCGGCTCGGCTCCGAGGTCTTCCGGGCCTCGCCGCGGCAGGCCGATCTGATGATCGTCTCGGGCCGCGTCTCGAAGAAGATGGGACCGATCGTGAAGCGGCTCTACGATCAGATGCCCGAGCCGAAGTGGGTGATCTCGATGGGAGCCTGCGCCTCCAGCGGCGGCGTCTTCGACAACTACGCGATCGTGCAAGGCGTCGACACGATCATCCCGGTCGACGTCTACGTGCCGGGCTGCCCGCCGACGCCCGACGGTCTGCTCTACGCCGTCAACCTCATCCAGCAGCAGATCAAAGCCGGCGGCCGCGGCGGCGTCCTCGCCCGCGCCTGACGAGAAAGCCTACATGCCCAGCCCTCAAGCGCCTCCGGCCGGAGCGACCGCTCTGGACCCCACCGCGGTACGTCCCGATATCGCCGACGCGCGCGTCGTGCGCACCACGCCGGGCGAGCTGCGCGCCGTGCTCGACGGCCTGCGGAACGAGGGGATGACGATGCTGGTCGACGTCGGAGGCGTCGACTACCTCGAGCGCGTGCCGCGCTACGACGTCGTCTATCATCTGATGAAGATCACCACCGCGCCGGCGAGCCCGGCGCAGGTCGGAACGCCCGAGCGGGTGCGCGT comes from the Candidatus Eremiobacterota bacterium genome and includes:
- a CDS encoding NADH-quinone oxidoreductase subunit A: MVGVDQPPGHRAALGHALGVGVLAALGAQQGHRGKRDQTEDGGAPGQVRVYLQVVSPYGPVAIYLAVAFAASLGFCILPGLLAKKKPNPVKSEAYECGVEPTSDVSGRFPVKFYLIAMLFVIFDVEAASFYPWAVQMHALRLFGLAEMLIFVIVLAVGYAYVWKRGGFAWR
- a CDS encoding trypsin-like peptidase domain-containing protein yields the protein MIGRAVRNAVLACAAAAALAGCAPREQAKSTERDRYVSAYEQLHPSVVLFTMKIPADDPKRKGEWDDAYGSGVVVESGSWGSRILTDAHVIADAKDLVATVDDGPHAPARVVATTGESDDLALVDAPLKNMKPAKLGTIANLEPGTAIGVLGYPIPDAFDDEHLGRTVSLYTGRVASVRKGALELDVAIIPGESGGPVFDVSTGEVIGIAESRFEEERAIGFATPIDAATRFLAAHRRTTAASRR
- a CDS encoding carboxypeptidase regulatory-like domain-containing protein, with amino-acid sequence MTGRLVDANHQDQPIPNATIQIGTQVMRISPADKGAFTVNSVPTGTQTITISSPGYNTYTAQVVVRKDQTSELGLIGLQSTTGL
- a CDS encoding NADH-quinone oxidoreductase subunit B, translated to MLTTVDSVARWAQASSVWPLTMGLACCAIEMMTATAPEYDIARLGSEVFRASPRQADLMIVSGRVSKKMGPIVKRLYDQMPEPKWVISMGACASSGGVFDNYAIVQGVDTIIPVDVYVPGCPPTPDGLLYAVNLIQQQIKAGGRGGVLARA